One Deinococcus sp. YIM 134068 genomic region harbors:
- a CDS encoding MFS transporter, translating into MSVPSVSAAAPPGAPRLLSAGLLLVVLAVAFESMAVGTVLPRVAEELRGLPLYGWASGAFLLASLFGAVASGVLTDRRGMASSATLSLAVFALGLAVAGLAASMPVFVFGRLVQGLGAGGLGALPFVVIAARYPEEGRAPMLAAVSGAWLLPALVGPLVASLIADTWSWRAVFWGLIPVLALVAPLCVLPLRGGTGRGSASGDRALLWPALGLTLAAGAGLEGLRRDDALALPLTLLGVVGVVLASRPLFPRGMWHLAPGLPAALVVRGFAAFALLGTSSFLPLALRELRGLSLTEAGWLLSVGGVSWTLGASVQARLDRRLGPGSRPARIRVGMAVLTAGLLVTALAVLGHLPLPWAYAGQALAALGMGVGYNSNSLLALATVRPEDSGRLSGQLANAEVLMTAAAAGVGGALLARVEPLGTAFALAFLVTLLGSLVTWLAAARVGRG; encoded by the coding sequence GTGTCCGTGCCGTCCGTGTCCGCCGCCGCCCCTCCCGGTGCCCCCCGCCTGCTGAGCGCGGGCCTGCTGCTCGTGGTCCTCGCGGTCGCCTTCGAGTCGATGGCGGTCGGGACCGTGCTGCCCCGCGTCGCCGAGGAGTTGCGCGGCCTGCCCCTCTACGGCTGGGCGTCGGGGGCCTTTCTGCTCGCCAGCCTGTTCGGGGCGGTGGCCTCCGGGGTCCTCACCGACCGCCGGGGGATGGCGTCCTCGGCGACGCTCTCGCTGGCGGTGTTCGCGCTCGGCCTCGCGGTGGCGGGGCTGGCGGCGTCCATGCCCGTGTTCGTGTTCGGGCGGCTCGTACAGGGGCTGGGGGCTGGGGGGCTGGGGGCGCTGCCCTTCGTGGTGATCGCCGCGCGCTACCCGGAGGAGGGGCGCGCGCCCATGCTCGCCGCCGTCTCCGGCGCGTGGCTGCTGCCCGCACTCGTCGGCCCACTCGTCGCCAGCCTGATCGCGGACACGTGGTCGTGGCGGGCGGTGTTCTGGGGCCTGATCCCCGTCCTCGCGCTCGTCGCGCCGCTGTGCGTGCTGCCGCTGCGGGGCGGGACGGGCCGGGGGTCGGCGTCGGGGGACCGCGCCCTCCTGTGGCCTGCGCTCGGCCTGACCCTCGCGGCGGGGGCGGGGCTGGAGGGCCTGCGCCGGGACGACGCCCTCGCCCTGCCGCTGACCCTGCTCGGGGTGGTCGGAGTGGTCCTCGCCTCGCGCCCGCTGTTTCCGCGCGGGATGTGGCACCTCGCCCCCGGCCTGCCCGCCGCGCTCGTGGTGCGGGGCTTCGCGGCCTTCGCGCTGCTGGGCACGTCCTCCTTCCTGCCGCTGGCCCTGCGTGAGCTGCGCGGCCTGAGCCTCACCGAGGCCGGGTGGCTCCTGAGCGTCGGGGGCGTGTCGTGGACCCTGGGTGCCTCCGTGCAGGCCCGGCTGGACCGCCGCCTCGGCCCAGGGTCGCGCCCGGCGCGCATCCGCGTGGGAATGGCCGTCCTCACCGCCGGCCTGCTGGTCACGGCGCTCGCGGTGCTGGGGCACCTCCCCCTTCCCTGGGCCTACGCGGGGCAGGCGCTGGCGGCCCTCGGCATGGGCGTGGGCTACAACAGCAACAGCCTCCTTGCCCTCGCCACCGTCCGCCCGGAGGACTCGGGGCGGCTCTCCGGCCAGCTCGCCAACGCCGAGGTCCTCATGACGGCGGCGGCGGCGGGCGTGGGCGGTGCCCTCCTCGCGCGGGTCGAGCCGCTGGGCACGGCCTTCGCCCTCGCCTTCCTCGTCACGCTGCTCGGCTCCCTCGTCACGTGGCTCGCCGCCGCGCGGGTGGGGCGGGGCTGA
- a CDS encoding sensor histidine kinase yields the protein MTHDDLSPALPPEAPASELPARVRALEVQVRDLEAREQRARALFDAVPVASLVLDAEGRIEEVNAAGAALLGLPPGEVRGRRLGEFAVPGSRPVLDRLLGRVFEAPVVRWGEVRLRHADGPPREVRLDAVAPGGGGEGEGQARRCHLTATDLAPSGPGRQAVDLEHTARVQAQGEELEQVVGAFIGQLQGPVGRAMSALRLLRRVLGDAPPGVARPLLHAERSTQQVLALLESVDRYMQVRHMGARLRRVDLNAVLREVLKELHGLLADRRVQLTGGPLPTVEGDSQALSVILTEYVSNALKFTRTRDEARLHFHVRETDTEYHVGLEDNGVGFDPNGGERLFRLFGRQHPSSAYEGSGLGLAVVRRVCERFGGRVWGEGRPGEGATFWFAWPRQPTLPTLPTQTD from the coding sequence ATGACCCACGACGACCTCTCCCCTGCCCTCCCGCCAGAGGCCCCGGCCTCCGAACTCCCGGCCCGCGTGCGCGCGCTGGAGGTCCAGGTGCGGGACCTGGAGGCGCGGGAGCAGCGGGCAAGGGCGCTGTTCGACGCGGTGCCCGTCGCCTCCCTCGTGCTGGACGCGGAGGGCCGGATCGAGGAGGTCAATGCGGCGGGGGCGGCCCTGCTGGGGCTGCCGCCGGGGGAGGTGCGGGGGAGGCGGCTGGGAGAGTTCGCGGTGCCCGGCTCGCGGCCCGTCCTCGACAGGCTGCTGGGGCGGGTGTTCGAGGCCCCGGTGGTGAGGTGGGGGGAGGTCCGGCTGCGCCACGCGGACGGCCCCCCCCGCGAGGTGCGGCTCGACGCCGTGGCCCCCGGCGGGGGCGGGGAGGGGGAGGGGCAGGCCCGCCGCTGCCACCTGACGGCGACCGACCTCGCCCCCTCCGGACCGGGGCGGCAGGCGGTGGACCTCGAACACACGGCGCGGGTGCAGGCCCAGGGTGAGGAACTGGAGCAGGTCGTCGGTGCCTTCATCGGGCAGCTTCAGGGACCGGTGGGGCGCGCGATGAGTGCGCTGAGGCTGCTGCGCCGGGTGCTGGGGGACGCGCCGCCGGGGGTCGCCCGCCCGCTGCTGCATGCCGAACGCTCGACCCAGCAGGTCCTCGCGCTGCTGGAGTCGGTGGACCGCTACATGCAGGTCCGGCACATGGGTGCCCGCCTGCGCCGGGTAGACCTCAACGCCGTGCTGCGCGAGGTGCTCAAGGAGTTGCATGGGCTGCTCGCCGACCGCCGGGTGCAGCTCACGGGTGGTCCCCTGCCCACCGTGGAGGGCGACAGTCAGGCGCTCAGCGTCATCCTCACCGAGTACGTCTCCAACGCGCTGAAGTTCACCCGCACGCGTGACGAGGCGCGGCTGCACTTCCACGTGCGCGAGACGGACACCGAGTACCACGTCGGCCTGGAGGACAACGGGGTGGGCTTTGACCCGAACGGGGGGGAGCGGCTGTTCCGGCTCTTCGGGCGGCAGCATCCGTCCAGCGCCTACGAGGGGTCGGGCCTGGGGCTGGCCGTCGTCCGGCGGGTGTGCGAACGCTTCGGGGGCCGGGTCTGGGGCGAGGGACGGCCCGGCGAGGGCGCGACCTTCTGGTTCGCGTGGCCGAGGCAGCCGACGCTGCCGACGCTGCCGACGCAGACAGATTGA
- a CDS encoding ABC transporter ATP-binding protein, which yields MNESRVGPREAGEVLLEVRDLHTRYGRVEALSGVGVRVPAGHIVSVIGANGAGKTTLMNSVMGVLPSQGEITYRGESLRGVPLEGRVSRGISLVPERRDLFASMTVADNLQLGAYSRRRQNWRADLGDVYDRFPRLRERRTQLAGTLSGGEQQMLAIGRALMGRPRLLLLDEPSLGLAPLIVRDILRIVQGLKAEGVTILLVEQNARASLAISDEAYVLETGQVKMHGPAAELARNPELGASYLGG from the coding sequence CTGAACGAATCACGCGTGGGACCCCGGGAGGCGGGCGAGGTGCTGCTGGAGGTCCGGGACCTCCACACCCGCTATGGCCGGGTCGAGGCCCTCTCCGGTGTGGGGGTGAGGGTGCCTGCCGGACACATCGTCTCCGTGATCGGCGCGAACGGGGCGGGCAAGACGACGCTGATGAACTCGGTGATGGGCGTGCTGCCGTCGCAGGGCGAGATCACGTACCGGGGCGAATCGCTGCGCGGCGTGCCGCTGGAGGGCCGGGTCTCACGCGGCATCAGCCTCGTGCCCGAACGCCGTGACCTCTTCGCCTCCATGACGGTGGCGGACAACCTGCAACTCGGGGCCTACAGCCGCCGCCGTCAGAACTGGCGCGCGGACCTGGGCGACGTGTACGACCGCTTCCCCCGCCTGCGTGAGCGCCGCACCCAGCTCGCGGGCACCCTGTCGGGCGGAGAACAGCAGATGCTCGCCATTGGCCGCGCCCTGATGGGGAGGCCCAGGCTGCTGCTGCTGGATGAACCGAGCCTCGGCCTCGCGCCCCTGATCGTGCGCGACATCCTGCGGATCGTGCAGGGCCTCAAGGCGGAGGGCGTCACCATCCTCCTCGTGGAGCAGAACGCGCGGGCGAGCCTGGCGATCAGCGACGAGGCCTACGTGCTGGAGACCGGGCAGGTCAAGATGCACGGCCCCGCCGCCGAACTCGCCCGCAACCCGGAATTGGGCGCGAGTTACCTGGGCGGGTAG
- a CDS encoding branched-chain amino acid ABC transporter ATP-binding protein/permease has protein sequence MTRPQEMTATRPGLPARTILTALAVLVALVLPLVLPLFQVTLLVNILIFAIVVTGLVLLTGIVGLTSFGQAAFMGVGAYTTAVLTTGAGWSPWLTLFAGFGITALIAWLLGLMTLRMQGHYLPLATIAWGISLYYTFGNTPALGGFTGLTDIPALNLFGLSLTSPRAFAYLALLGLGLVALGAQFLLSSRTGRAMRALRGGPLVAEAFGVNTFRLRVQVFVLAALMASLAGWLYAHSQRFVNPTPFSLNAGIEYLFMGVVGGSQHVWGGVLGAGLITALREWLRDVLPAITGAQGNFEVIVFGVLVILVLQFARRGLWPLVERVLPQAPVRLLPEGEGLPTRTKPTTGAPLLTVEHAVKTFGGLRAVNDVSFELRAGEILGLIGPNGAGKSTLFNLITGVNPATSGRVTFAGGDVTRLSAGQIHRLGMSRTFQHVHLLPDLTLLANTMMGGYARGKAGMLASLLHLERREEAALQHEALRQLRRVGLGEGAFTLAGNLPLGQQRTLEVARALVADPTLLLLDEPAAGLRYGEKMELAALLRRLRDEGVTILLVEHDMDLVMSLVDRLVVMNYGEKLAEGTPAEIRSNPAVREAYLGVDMDEGAA, from the coding sequence ATGACCCGGCCCCAGGAGATGACGGCCACCCGCCCCGGCCTCCCGGCCCGCACGATTCTGACCGCCCTCGCCGTCCTCGTGGCCCTCGTGCTGCCGCTCGTGTTGCCGCTGTTTCAGGTGACGCTCCTCGTGAACATCCTGATCTTCGCCATCGTGGTGACGGGATTGGTGCTGTTGACGGGCATCGTGGGGCTGACCTCCTTCGGGCAGGCGGCCTTCATGGGGGTCGGGGCGTACACGACGGCGGTGCTCACGACGGGGGCGGGCTGGAGTCCGTGGCTGACCCTGTTCGCCGGATTTGGAATTACCGCGCTCATCGCGTGGCTCCTCGGCCTGATGACGTTGCGGATGCAGGGGCACTACCTCCCGCTCGCCACCATCGCGTGGGGCATCAGCCTGTACTACACCTTCGGGAACACCCCCGCCCTCGGCGGCTTCACGGGCCTCACCGACATCCCCGCCCTGAACCTCTTCGGGCTGAGCCTGACCTCGCCGCGTGCCTTCGCGTACCTGGCGCTGCTCGGTCTCGGTCTCGTCGCCCTGGGTGCCCAATTCCTGCTCTCCAGCCGCACCGGGCGGGCCATGCGGGCGCTGCGGGGTGGTCCCCTCGTCGCCGAGGCGTTCGGGGTGAACACCTTCCGGCTGCGGGTGCAGGTGTTCGTCCTCGCGGCGTTGATGGCCTCGCTGGCGGGGTGGCTGTACGCGCACAGCCAGCGGTTCGTGAACCCGACGCCCTTCAGCCTGAACGCGGGGATCGAGTACCTGTTCATGGGGGTGGTCGGCGGCTCTCAGCACGTGTGGGGCGGCGTGCTGGGCGCGGGGCTGATCACGGCGCTCCGCGAGTGGCTGCGCGACGTGCTGCCCGCCATCACCGGCGCGCAGGGCAACTTCGAGGTGATCGTCTTCGGCGTGCTCGTCATCCTCGTGCTGCAATTCGCGCGGCGCGGGCTGTGGCCGCTCGTCGAGCGGGTGTTGCCCCAGGCCCCCGTGCGCCTGCTCCCGGAGGGAGAGGGGCTGCCCACCCGCACCAAGCCCACCACGGGCGCGCCGCTCCTCACGGTCGAACACGCGGTGAAGACCTTCGGCGGGCTGAGGGCCGTGAACGACGTGTCCTTCGAGCTGAGGGCCGGGGAAATCCTGGGGCTGATCGGGCCGAACGGGGCGGGCAAGAGCACCCTGTTCAACCTCATCACGGGGGTGAACCCGGCCACCTCCGGGCGCGTCACCTTCGCCGGAGGGGACGTGACGCGGCTGAGCGCGGGGCAGATTCACCGCCTGGGCATGAGCCGCACCTTCCAGCACGTCCACCTCCTACCCGACCTGACCCTGCTCGCCAACACGATGATGGGCGGCTACGCGCGCGGGAAGGCCGGGATGCTCGCCAGTCTGCTCCACCTCGAACGCCGCGAGGAGGCCGCGCTCCAGCACGAGGCGCTGAGGCAATTGCGCCGCGTCGGGCTGGGCGAGGGGGCGTTCACCCTCGCGGGAAATCTGCCCCTCGGCCAGCAGCGCACGCTGGAGGTGGCCCGCGCCCTCGTGGCCGACCCCACCCTGCTGCTCCTCGACGAACCCGCCGCCGGGCTGCGCTACGGGGAGAAGATGGAACTCGCCGCCCTGCTGCGGAGGCTGCGCGACGAGGGCGTGACGATCCTGCTCGTGGAGCACGATATGGACCTCGTGATGAGCCTCGTGGACCGCCTCGTCGTCATGAATTACGGCGAGAAGCTGGCGGAGGGCACCCCCGCCGAGATTCGGTCCAACCCCGCTGTCCGCGAGGCTTACCTCGGCGTGGACATGGACGAGGGGGCGGCGTGA
- a CDS encoding branched-chain amino acid ABC transporter permease, with amino-acid sequence MQIFDPTIFPILAADGLTNGAVYALLALATVLVFAVTRVIFIPLGEFVVFGTLTLASFQLGRVPGTLSLLLVVLGVAAVMEAFTQVRRGRAGRAGLTLLGALVLGGVVSALAGWIVPLKPPLWIQALLTLALVAPLGPLLYRTVYQPLQNASVLVLLIASVALHLALTGLALVFFGPEGSRTPPFAPGNLTLGQVTLSWQSLLVILVSALLMLGLFVFFERTMPGKALRATAVNRLGARLVGISPSSAGMLTFTLAALIGALGGMLIGPSVAMTYDSGFLIGLKGFIGAIIGGLVSYPLAAAGAVLVGLIESFASFSLSAWKEVIVFTLILPVLLWRSLTTRHIPEDEE; translated from the coding sequence ATGCAAATCTTCGACCCCACCATCTTCCCAATCCTCGCCGCCGACGGGCTGACGAACGGCGCGGTGTATGCGCTGCTCGCGCTGGCGACCGTCCTCGTCTTCGCCGTCACGCGGGTGATCTTCATTCCCCTCGGCGAGTTCGTCGTCTTCGGCACGCTGACGCTGGCCTCCTTTCAACTAGGAAGGGTGCCGGGCACCCTGTCGCTCCTGCTCGTGGTTCTGGGAGTTGCCGCCGTCATGGAGGCCTTCACGCAGGTACGGCGGGGCCGGGCCGGGCGCGCGGGGCTGACGCTGCTGGGTGCGCTGGTGCTTGGCGGGGTGGTGTCTGCCCTTGCCGGGTGGATTGTGCCCCTCAAGCCGCCGCTGTGGATTCAGGCGCTCCTGACGCTCGCCCTCGTCGCCCCGCTGGGACCGCTGCTGTACCGCACGGTCTACCAGCCGCTGCAAAACGCCTCGGTTCTCGTGCTGCTGATCGCCTCGGTCGCGCTGCACCTCGCCCTGACCGGCCTCGCGCTCGTCTTCTTCGGGCCGGAGGGGTCGCGCACGCCGCCCTTCGCACCGGGCAACCTCACGCTCGGTCAGGTCACGCTCAGTTGGCAGAGCCTCCTCGTGATCCTCGTCTCCGCCCTGCTGATGCTCGGCCTGTTCGTCTTCTTCGAGCGCACCATGCCGGGCAAGGCGTTGCGGGCCACGGCGGTGAATCGCCTCGGCGCGCGGCTCGTCGGCATCAGCCCCTCGTCGGCGGGAATGCTGACCTTCACGCTCGCGGCCCTGATCGGCGCGCTGGGCGGCATGCTGATCGGTCCCTCGGTCGCCATGACCTACGACTCCGGCTTCCTGATCGGGTTGAAAGGCTTCATCGGCGCGATCATCGGCGGGCTGGTGAGCTATCCGCTCGCGGCGGCGGGCGCTGTTCTGGTGGGGCTGATCGAGAGCTTCGCGTCCTTCAGCCTGTCCGCCTGGAAGGAGGTCATCGTCTTCACGCTGATCCTGCCCGTGCTGCTGTGGCGCTCGCTGACCACCCGCCATATCCCGGAGGACGAGGAATGA
- a CDS encoding sensor histidine kinase, translating to MIAALAGLLLTRRLLAPLRELGRGVRALGSGEPPPTLPPGPPDELGELTAAFNAMGAELERRRQADRRLTADIAHDLNTPLTVMRSTLEGLLDGTFPTTPERLARLHTQTLHLGRLVGDLRLLALAETGDLHLRREGLEAGALVGDVVAGFAGLAEREGVTLTARLPDRPLSLHGDPTRLTQVLGNLITNALTHTPAGGRVEAGATAEPGHVVLTVRDTGRGIPAASLPHVFERAYRADAARAGTGTGLGLSSARTLVEAHGGRIDLTSEEGRGTTARVVLPAAGA from the coding sequence CTGATCGCCGCGCTGGCCGGGCTGCTGCTCACCCGCCGCCTGCTGGCTCCCCTGCGCGAGCTGGGCCGGGGAGTGCGGGCGCTGGGGAGTGGCGAGCCTCCGCCCACCCTGCCCCCCGGACCCCCCGACGAACTCGGCGAGCTGACCGCCGCCTTCAACGCGATGGGTGCGGAGCTGGAACGCCGCCGTCAGGCCGACCGCCGCCTCACCGCCGACATCGCCCACGACCTCAACACGCCCCTGACCGTCATGCGCAGCACGCTGGAGGGGCTGCTCGACGGCACCTTCCCCACGACGCCCGAACGGCTGGCCCGGCTGCACACCCAGACCCTCCACCTCGGTCGGCTCGTGGGCGACCTGCGGCTGCTGGCCCTCGCGGAGACGGGCGACCTGCACCTGCGCCGCGAGGGGCTGGAGGCGGGGGCGCTCGTGGGGGACGTGGTGGCGGGCTTCGCTGGCCTCGCCGAGCGGGAGGGCGTGACGCTGACGGCCCGGCTCCCCGACCGTCCCCTCTCCCTCCACGGGGACCCCACCCGGCTGACGCAGGTCCTCGGCAACCTGATCACCAATGCCCTCACCCACACCCCGGCGGGCGGGCGCGTGGAGGCGGGGGCCACCGCCGAACCCGGCCACGTCGTCCTGACGGTGCGCGACACAGGCCGGGGCATCCCCGCCGCCAGCCTGCCCCACGTGTTCGAGCGGGCCTACCGCGCCGACGCGGCCCGCGCGGGCACGGGCACGGGGCTGGGCCTGAGCAGCGCCCGGACGCTCGTGGAGGCCCACGGGGGCCGGATCGACCTCACCAGCGAGGAGGGCCGGGGCACGACCGCCCGCGTGGTGCTGCCCGCCGCCGGGGCGTGA